A region of the Aethina tumida isolate Nest 87 chromosome 3, icAetTumi1.1, whole genome shotgun sequence genome:
TGCAATATGTGTAAGTGAAACTCGAATACGTTTATCGACGACgatgaataaaacattttaaaaagaaatcttaaagtttaatgtaaaaaaaaggaaTCACTAAACAAAACTCTCTTTATAAACATGCTGTTTTGTTTGGTTCAAACTTAAATTTCAGAATGGGCTGCATAAAGGCGACACACAAACGCCCGGggaactttttataaaacgctgaaagaattttataaactcgAGAAACAGACGAATgccattaaaatgtaaaagtcgAAAAACGAGACAATGCAAATCGGAAGCGTTAACTAAAAGAACCTTCGACAATCccgtgaataatattaatttttataagtcaaaaaaaaaaaaaacactttgtccaaatatttcaataaaaaagttgaatgaaataaataaaaagtttttacttttattctgaggatttgtattatttagtagattttcagttatgttttttataaattgttattttacattatttaacaaaagcaAGTAGGTCCTAAGtaggtaaaaaattatatggagTGTTTTTTCTATCTGATATTGCCCCGTTTTTGCATCTTTAATATGAGCCTTAAAAACGCCCAAGCTTGAAATAGTAATCTCAACAGGAACATCGAAAGGTAcattaattatgcaaaaacacaacaaaaatcaaaattgagtGAGACAGTGAGtggtaaactaaataataaaagaattagtgaaaaataataaaagtgacgaaatttatttattttataattattaattcaataaatatgaataacttAACTATACTTAGTTTATATGGAAAATGCTTTTAATGTAatgatttgtaaaataattattataaaatattaactaaaacattCATATGATGAGAATTTTGTATTGACTTATCTTCGCTGATAATCATGCCAGAAACCTGTttcctataaaattataaaataaatttagacaagtaacattttgattttaattttgatacgacgtataaattgtattataattttcaaacaaattaaacaaatatttaaatatttttcaataatttaaaaacaaaatagtttgttcttaaaagaataattcCACCATTTAACACAATAATAGTAATCCCCAAATGCGGAGGGTTATCCTTTAATCATATCGTGGGTTTGGATAACCGTTTGAGTAGTCCTTCGGGTTGTTATTGGGCGGATATTGTTGTTGGTAATAAGCGACCTGTTGGTGCGGTTCTTGGGTATTTCCCTCGTAAGGCCAATGTCGGTCGTAATGCCCTGTAAAATCGACGGTGTgtcattaaattacaattagacGCGGAATAATACGTGTCAGACAGCGGACGGACGTACGGGACGGTTCAATGAATTCTGTTactcattatttacattacatgCGTTTGTTGATGGACTTAATGGTTTTTATTAAGTGATTCAATGCTATTGAATTCTaaagaaattcaatttatatgaattatttagtaGTAACTGaacatatattgattttttacacatttgcAAGTGatgtataaacaataaatggtCATGCAAATAATGTTCAGTTTttctttctataattttttcaaatatattgttttatttgataatgtgactattttaaaatacatatttaagatccaaaagaaaagtatgtgcttcaatgtttatatttgttttccaGATATCGTTCTAGACAGACACTTTTTTGTctcaaatattgaatataaacaaaaaaaaaaattaaattcactaaaCCAACACTCATGTTCATGCTATTTACAGCATCGCAAGCAAACCAAATCATGCAAATGTATCAAACGCAAACCTGACAAATCCTCGAACTTAAACTCAAACGTAATAAAATCCTCGGACTCCGAATCGGGTCCGCTGTCTGTCTCGAAACATTCATTCGTTAGCAAACCCGCTCTTCTCTTACAATGTCCGTGTCCATGTCCGTGATCGTGTTCTTGTTCGTAAGTGGTTTGATAAAATCCGTAGTTCAGGTTGCTGGTAGCCAGTTTCTTTAAGCCCTGAATGGAGGCGAGTAACAGGGCCATCTTGGCTAGCAGTAGGGCTTTACCACCGAGCACTGCGAGGAATTGGAAACCCAGTGGGACCATGATCATGCCCATGGCGATGAAACTGAACATTAGGAGGCCGGACATGTCCTTGTCTTTTCTTCGACGACCTTCGACGTCtgtaattaaatcaaacttGTACAAAAACtactcaaaaatatgttttaggaACATAAAAGactcttaaaatattcaaatgttttattttcatgatttttatcaatcacttaaactaataaaaatgttaaagtaaaCAGAGGTCCTTTAGTTtcctacatttttattttttttttgttttcaactgCTTTTTTATTGTCTCAGATTTATTTCACTACCTTTCAAattggattaaatttaaataaataaataataaaataaaaaaaataaatataatatattccaaTCTTTGAACTCTTGTAACTAACACCGTTCCATTCCAAACAACGAAATAGAGTGGCTCCCCGGAGgtcaataatagtttaaaagaaTGTCCTTTGTCTATTACAATTACCTTCGGATCGCAGCTTATCTGCCCCTTTGAGATTGATCTTAAGCACGTGAGTTTCCAATACGTGGGCGATCCTTTTCGTCACTTGACTTTTCCAATCCGTATCGACGTCAGACGATTCCTGGTAACTTACTCCtatatttcttttactttTAGGCGACCtgcaaaatatcataaatcgattattgtttatttatatttatgactaaaaattagattatcaTTGAATAATTCGCACTGATTGTAACACTGATGAGGTGTTAGGATttgataaaagtatattttttgcgCCTCCTTAGATATCAGTTTCTTGAGTTGAACTGAAAAGGTGTTAAACCGAAATCCATATTTAAAAGCATGTTTCGTGCGAATAAAAGCAGAGGCAAGTAACTTTCAATTCAATATCTAATACATCATATTGATAGtgataaattcaatttgtatttGAGCGTCGGTCCTAAAAGGACATACATAAAACGGGAATGTAATAAAAGGATTCCCTGAAATCGTTATCTCATTTCTACACAGAATACTCGCCGTCTGAAGTCcataaaatgtaaagaattatttcaatagttttaccagtaatttaagaaatgtCACTTTACTCAGTACATAAAAACACGAAAGtccaattaacaaaatataaaatcggaATGGGCGGTTATGTCGAAATAAAACGTTACACAATTAAGgattttatggaaataataattttatcgaaGGCGGTTAAATTCACCACAGTGGCATAATAAAAAGgtcgattttatttaatggctATTGTCGTCAACAAATTATTCTATTCAAACCGTAAATCGCATACTTTTGCTGCACTTGAAACACTTGAttcttttatacataaaatgaaacCGAAATAAATTGCTCAGTTTTATggcagttattaaattacagttttaattaaaatgcattaaaataaaagaaagaagTTTTGAACATTATGTTTTTGGTAGTGCACTCGAGTTTTTTCTACCCCAGGTAATTCCAACATAAAcagaatgttaattaattgacgTCAgcaaaaattaagataaaaatatatcaacgtTAATTATACGTTTGTGGGAATCTGCACCGCATCGAATTCAAGTTAAAAGTTGTATAATCTCGTCTCAGCTTCgatgattattatttcatttacttcCTTTGGATGAAAGAATTCGAGCCGgcagatgaaatttatctgGGAGAAAGcaatcaaaaaaattcaagATCGACACGATTTGTTGATTAGTTCCTGATTATTCCCGCACATTGGGGAGTTGCGATAATTCCTGCGACTTCGAACTTTCTTAACGCCAGCCTATTTTTGTACTggtttatttgattatattttaatattttgtcgtGTTGGAGGAAATGACGTCTCTGAAATTCGAATCTCAGcaaaatatcaaatacatTCAAGGACGACGGAGCTTCTCCTGCAAATCgcattatgaaataaaatattcaaaaactcaGACCTGTTCAAAGTGGCGTTCGCCAATCGTTTCCGGACCAATTCGACCCCGTCCGCTATCCTAATGTAATCCCGACTGATCGTCCTGTCCAACGCCTTCAGACTCCTGCGCTTGATGCACTCCTGCACAAGTGGAAGGAATCGGTCGACGTTCCGGGAACCGTACGACATGCAGCGGCTTAATAGGGATTCCGTCGTCATGCAAACGTCTAGCCACACGTCGTTGCCGTCCCGCAAATATCCGTCAC
Encoded here:
- the LOC109595763 gene encoding uncharacterized protein LOC109595763 isoform X1, giving the protein MGNEIINTYDLRCNYRLSRLVIVLTFLLSDVHNSKTGDGYLRDGNDVWLDVCMTTESLLSRCMSYGSRNVDRFLPLVQECIKRRSLKALDRTISRDYIRIADGVELVRKRLANATLNRSPKSKRNIGVSYQESSDVDTDWKSQVTKRIAHVLETHVLKINLKGADKLRSEDVEGRRRKDKDMSGLLMFSFIAMGMIMVPLGFQFLAVLGGKALLLAKMALLLASIQGLKKLATSNLNYGFYQTTYEQEHDHGHGHGHWHYDRHWPYEGNTQEPHQQVAYYQQQYPPNNNPKDYSNGYPNPRYD
- the LOC109595763 gene encoding uncharacterized protein LOC109595763 isoform X2; its protein translation is MLSRLVIVLTFLLSDVHNSKTGDGYLRDGNDVWLDVCMTTESLLSRCMSYGSRNVDRFLPLVQECIKRRSLKALDRTISRDYIRIADGVELVRKRLANATLNRSPKSKRNIGVSYQESSDVDTDWKSQVTKRIAHVLETHVLKINLKGADKLRSEDVEGRRRKDKDMSGLLMFSFIAMGMIMVPLGFQFLAVLGGKALLLAKMALLLASIQGLKKLATSNLNYGFYQTTYEQEHDHGHGHGHWHYDRHWPYEGNTQEPHQQVAYYQQQYPPNNNPKDYSNGYPNPRYD